In a single window of the Thermanaerothrix sp. genome:
- a CDS encoding ethanolamine ammonia-lyase subunit EutB translates to MKLKTKLFGRVYQFGSVKEVLAKANEEKSGDRLAGIIAESMEERVAAKHVLANLTVGDLRNNPVVPYEEDEVTRIIQDDVNERVYAEIRNWTIGELREWILSDRTTGEDIRRVSRGLTSEVIAGVAKLMSNMDLIYGASKIRVPAHCNTTIGLPGTLASRLQPNHPTDDVEGIRASIFEGLSYGVGDAVIGLNPVDDTVENVKKILHSFQEIKERYQIPTQICVLAHVSTQMEAVRQGAPTDLFFQSIAGSQKGNEAFGISAQMLAEAMELAACQGTSVGPNFMYFETGQGSELSSDAHFDSDQVTMEARCYGFAKRFKPFLVNTVVGFIGPEYLYDSKQVIRAGLEDHFMGKLTGIPMGCDACYTNHMKADQNDVENLAVLLTAAGCNYFMGIPHGDDVMLNYQCTSYHDTPTLRQLLKVRPIPEFERWLEKWGIMENGALTDRAGDASIFC, encoded by the coding sequence GTGAAGCTTAAGACCAAGCTTTTTGGTCGGGTGTACCAGTTCGGGAGCGTTAAGGAGGTACTTGCCAAGGCGAACGAGGAGAAGTCCGGGGACCGCCTGGCGGGTATAATCGCCGAGTCGATGGAGGAGCGGGTGGCGGCGAAGCACGTTTTGGCGAACCTGACGGTGGGGGACTTGCGGAACAACCCGGTGGTGCCCTACGAGGAGGACGAGGTAACCAGGATAATCCAGGACGACGTGAACGAGAGGGTCTACGCGGAGATACGCAACTGGACCATAGGCGAGCTTCGGGAGTGGATACTGTCGGACCGCACCACCGGGGAAGACATAAGGCGCGTAAGCCGTGGGCTTACCAGCGAGGTCATAGCCGGAGTGGCGAAGCTCATGAGCAACATGGATCTCATATATGGGGCCAGCAAGATCCGGGTTCCAGCCCACTGCAACACCACCATAGGGTTGCCCGGGACCCTTGCGTCCCGGCTTCAGCCCAACCACCCCACCGATGACGTGGAAGGGATCAGGGCCTCCATATTCGAGGGTCTGTCCTACGGGGTAGGGGATGCGGTTATAGGCCTCAACCCGGTGGACGACACGGTGGAGAACGTGAAGAAGATACTTCACAGCTTCCAGGAGATAAAGGAGAGGTACCAGATACCCACCCAGATCTGCGTGCTCGCCCACGTAAGCACCCAGATGGAGGCGGTGCGCCAGGGGGCACCCACGGACCTATTCTTCCAGAGCATAGCGGGATCCCAGAAGGGCAACGAGGCCTTCGGCATAAGCGCCCAGATGCTGGCGGAGGCCATGGAGCTGGCGGCCTGTCAGGGCACGTCCGTGGGGCCTAATTTCATGTACTTTGAGACCGGCCAGGGGTCGGAGCTCTCTTCGGACGCCCACTTCGATTCGGACCAGGTCACCATGGAGGCCCGCTGTTACGGTTTCGCCAAGCGGTTCAAGCCCTTCCTGGTCAACACCGTGGTTGGGTTCATAGGTCCGGAGTACCTGTACGACAGCAAGCAGGTCATAAGGGCGGGCCTTGAGGACCATTTCATGGGCAAGCTCACTGGAATACCCATGGGATGCGACGCCTGCTACACCAACCATATGAAGGCGGACCAGAACGACGTGGAGAACCTGGCGGTGCTTTTGACCGCTGCGGGATGCAACTACTTCATGGGGATACCCCACGGGGACGACGTGATGCTCAACTACCAGTGCACCAGCTACCACGATACCCCCACTTTAAGGCAGCTGCTTAAGGTGCGCCCCATCCCTGAGTTCGAGCGTTGGCTTGAGAAATGGGGGATCATGGAGAACGGCGCCCTGACCGACCGGGCCGGGGATGCCTCCATCTTCTGCTGA
- the ptsP gene encoding phosphoenolpyruvate--protein phosphotransferase, with the protein MNSLASSEQVTVKGLPISPGLAKGVILRIHQRPFQHSGSPQVNSEYDKQRFRDAQERAIEQLKALADSTKATLGPEKAAIFEAHQLMIQDPMLVEAILAAIMQGQCLEDAIVDATLSIKAQFDALEDPYFKERAADILDIGQRLFRIVTGGEDISQIDDRQDYVIVTDEIAPSDAAVLGIKRNVKAVVTAQGGPTSHSAILLKALEIPAVSGIPIDDSFKKGQVILVDGVGGEVVLFPSEQFEEAFDRRIKAQEETRLRLKDLKGKPSVTRDGVSVLLFGNIASPKDTQKVLNFGGTGVGLFRTEFLFMGRSDAPSEDEQFEAYSEAIKSMAPHPVIIRTLDAGGDKEVPYIKGLVGEEANPFLGLRAIRVCMEYRELFMTQLRALARASAFGNLKIMLPMVTSLWEVRTARAMLAEAMLSVKDSGHQVADHIDLGIMIEVPAAAASAHALAKEVDFFSVGTNDLVQYTLAVDRQNPRLLQWYEPFHPSIIALLENTARAAHESNIELGMCGEMAGDPLALPLLVALGFHELSMSAPRIPWIQDYLMRLTKDRCVDLLQKVRTMDSGSSIREELTRFMEEHQA; encoded by the coding sequence TTGAATTCTCTAGCTTCCAGCGAACAGGTAACCGTCAAAGGACTGCCCATATCCCCAGGCCTTGCCAAAGGGGTGATACTCCGGATCCACCAAAGGCCCTTCCAGCACTCCGGCTCACCCCAGGTCAACTCCGAGTACGACAAGCAGCGCTTCCGGGATGCCCAGGAAAGGGCCATAGAGCAGCTGAAGGCCCTGGCGGACTCCACTAAGGCCACCCTGGGGCCCGAGAAGGCCGCCATCTTCGAGGCCCACCAGCTCATGATCCAGGACCCCATGCTGGTGGAGGCCATACTGGCCGCCATCATGCAGGGCCAGTGCCTGGAGGACGCCATAGTGGACGCCACCCTCTCAATAAAGGCCCAGTTCGACGCCCTGGAGGACCCGTACTTCAAGGAGCGGGCGGCGGACATCCTGGACATAGGGCAGAGGCTCTTCCGCATCGTCACCGGCGGGGAGGACATAAGCCAGATCGACGACCGGCAGGACTACGTCATAGTCACCGACGAGATAGCCCCCTCCGACGCGGCGGTGCTGGGCATAAAGCGGAACGTCAAGGCGGTGGTCACCGCCCAGGGAGGCCCCACCAGCCACTCGGCCATACTCCTCAAGGCCCTGGAGATCCCCGCAGTGTCCGGCATACCCATCGACGACAGCTTCAAAAAGGGACAGGTCATCCTGGTGGACGGCGTGGGCGGCGAGGTGGTGCTCTTCCCCTCCGAACAGTTCGAAGAGGCCTTCGACCGTCGCATAAAGGCCCAGGAGGAGACCCGGCTTAGGCTCAAGGACCTCAAGGGGAAGCCCAGCGTCACCAGGGACGGGGTTTCGGTCCTCCTCTTCGGCAACATCGCATCCCCCAAGGACACCCAAAAGGTGCTCAACTTCGGCGGCACCGGGGTGGGGCTCTTCCGCACCGAGTTCCTCTTCATGGGCCGCTCGGACGCACCCTCAGAGGACGAGCAGTTTGAGGCCTACAGCGAAGCTATCAAATCCATGGCGCCGCACCCGGTCATAATCCGCACCCTCGACGCCGGAGGCGACAAGGAGGTGCCCTACATCAAGGGACTGGTGGGCGAGGAGGCCAACCCCTTCCTGGGGCTCAGGGCCATAAGGGTCTGCATGGAGTACCGGGAGCTCTTCATGACCCAACTCAGGGCCCTGGCCCGGGCTTCCGCCTTCGGGAACCTCAAGATAATGCTGCCCATGGTCACAAGCCTCTGGGAGGTGCGGACCGCCAGGGCCATGCTGGCGGAGGCCATGCTCAGCGTCAAGGACTCAGGACACCAGGTGGCGGACCACATAGACCTAGGCATAATGATAGAGGTCCCCGCCGCCGCCGCGTCGGCCCACGCGCTGGCCAAGGAGGTGGACTTCTTCTCCGTGGGGACCAACGACCTGGTGCAGTACACCCTGGCGGTGGACCGGCAGAACCCAAGGCTCCTGCAGTGGTACGAACCATTCCACCCGTCGATAATCGCACTGCTGGAGAACACCGCAAGGGCGGCCCACGAATCGAACATAGAGCTCGGCATGTGCGGCGAGATGGCGGGAGACCCGCTGGCGCTGCCGCTACTGGTGGCTTTGGGCTTCCACGAGCTATCCATGTCCGCCCCACGGATCCCCTGGATACAGGACTACCTCATGAGGCTCACCAAGGACCGATGCGTGGACCTCTTACAAAAGGTTCGGACCATGGACTCCGGCTCGTCCATACGGGAGGAGCTCACCCGCTTCATGGAGGAACACCAGGCGTGA
- a CDS encoding prepilin peptidase → MTVMSVLLGACVASFIETAAHRFVTGRPFWGRERSCCESCGRQLSTGDLIPVLSFLWFRGRCRTCGSYIPKEYLFYEAFTALAFGAAVYVFGPGLKAASCMAMFAFGLFHAVTDRESGYVYDAVSAASFLVGVGLGFLNGGIVGIKWALLGGLGGFLPLAVIVVVSFGRMGIGDAILMGGLGTFLGPIGALLGVYFAVIIGGLWAIVMVLKGRLNRKDPVPFGPFLWVGSFLAFMLKGWIIRSLSDWFAALWF, encoded by the coding sequence ATGACGGTGATGTCGGTTCTACTTGGGGCTTGCGTGGCGTCGTTCATAGAGACCGCCGCCCACCGGTTTGTGACGGGGCGTCCCTTTTGGGGGCGGGAGAGGTCCTGTTGCGAGTCCTGCGGCAGGCAGCTCAGCACCGGGGACCTGATCCCCGTGCTGTCGTTCCTTTGGTTCCGGGGTCGGTGCAGGACCTGCGGATCCTACATACCCAAGGAGTACCTCTTCTACGAGGCCTTCACCGCCCTTGCCTTTGGGGCGGCGGTTTACGTATTCGGCCCCGGGTTGAAGGCGGCGTCCTGCATGGCCATGTTCGCCTTCGGCCTCTTCCACGCCGTGACCGACCGGGAGAGCGGTTACGTTTACGACGCGGTGTCCGCGGCGTCCTTCCTCGTCGGGGTGGGGTTGGGGTTCCTGAACGGTGGGATAGTAGGGATTAAGTGGGCCCTTTTGGGCGGCCTTGGGGGTTTCCTTCCCCTTGCGGTGATCGTGGTGGTCTCCTTTGGCCGCATGGGGATAGGGGACGCCATTCTAATGGGCGGCCTTGGCACCTTCTTAGGCCCCATCGGCGCCCTTCTTGGGGTATACTTCGCCGTTATAATAGGCGGCCTTTGGGCCATCGTAATGGTCCTCAAGGGGCGCCTAAACAGGAAGGACCCGGTGCCCTTCGGTCCTTTCCTCTGGGTCGGGTCCTTCCTGGCCTTCATGTTGAAGGGGTGGATAATTCGATCTCTTAGCGACTGGTTCGCAGCCCTTTGGTTTTAG
- a CDS encoding 2-hydroxymuconate tautomerase family protein — protein MPIVEIHMLEGRDATAKEELVKRVTDAVCASLGVQREQVRIIIREMRKEDYAVGGTLWSQRT, from the coding sequence TTGCCCATAGTTGAGATCCACATGCTGGAAGGCCGGGACGCAACGGCCAAGGAGGAGCTGGTGAAGAGGGTGACCGACGCGGTGTGCGCCTCCTTGGGAGTCCAAAGGGAACAGGTGCGCATAATCATAAGGGAGATGCGGAAGGAGGATTACGCCGTGGGCGGCACCCTCTGGTCCCAAAGGACCTAA
- a CDS encoding lysophospholipid acyltransferase family protein, translating to MSLQDKALRALGKGALSYPVALVMQRVVRGLLVAMDPRGKVARYNMALALEGLSDQELKALYRRAVDHLAWMLVECLALNVRPELALDWVKSAEGLEELDRPLGEGRGVILVTAHLGNWELAAFWMAQSGYPLMPIVRPPENGGQADLLDAFRRKGGVRPISKGEHMSRALKALKGGAVLGVLADQHGGGEGMPAEFFGHRTSTVKGPSVFRYLTGMPVVLLEAWREGPFRHRLRFSPVRWDEGGDRESRIALGVEAVNRALEGAIRRHPEQWFWQHRRFREAMEVLPSQG from the coding sequence GTGTCCCTTCAGGATAAGGCCTTAAGGGCCCTCGGCAAGGGGGCCCTCTCGTACCCGGTTGCCCTTGTGATGCAGAGGGTTGTGCGGGGGCTCCTCGTGGCCATGGATCCCAGGGGCAAGGTGGCCAGGTACAACATGGCCCTGGCCCTTGAGGGCCTTTCGGACCAGGAGCTGAAGGCCCTGTACCGCCGGGCGGTGGACCACCTGGCGTGGATGTTGGTGGAGTGCCTTGCCCTTAACGTGCGCCCCGAGCTGGCCCTGGATTGGGTCAAGTCCGCCGAAGGGCTTGAGGAGCTGGACCGGCCCCTGGGGGAGGGGCGAGGCGTCATATTGGTGACTGCCCATCTTGGGAACTGGGAGCTGGCGGCGTTCTGGATGGCCCAGTCGGGCTATCCGCTCATGCCCATAGTGCGTCCCCCGGAGAACGGCGGCCAGGCGGACCTTTTGGATGCCTTCCGCCGCAAGGGCGGGGTTAGGCCCATCTCCAAGGGGGAGCACATGTCCCGGGCTCTGAAGGCCCTTAAAGGGGGGGCGGTGCTGGGGGTCCTGGCGGACCAGCACGGGGGTGGAGAGGGCATGCCGGCGGAGTTCTTCGGGCACAGGACCTCCACCGTGAAGGGGCCTTCGGTCTTTCGGTACCTCACGGGGATGCCGGTGGTGCTCCTTGAGGCCTGGCGGGAGGGGCCCTTTCGGCATCGGCTTAGGTTCAGCCCCGTGCGGTGGGACGAGGGCGGGGACCGGGAGTCCCGCATAGCCCTTGGGGTGGAGGCGGTTAACCGGGCCCTTGAGGGGGCCATAAGGCGGCACCCGGAGCAGTGGTTTTGGCAGCACCGCCGGTTCAGGGAGGCCATGGAGGTCCTTCCTTCCCAGGGTTAG
- the tyrS gene encoding tyrosine--tRNA ligase produces the protein MSDTVRANPLDVLSRRGLVEWCSAPEGLKGLFESEMVTGYVGFDPSADSLHVGNMVPIMGLAWLQRLGHRPLAIVGGGTGLIGDPSGKTKERPLLTQDQVVHNMECIREQLSLFLDFDRSPNGAVIVNNYDWLKEQSLIGFLRDTGKFFTVNYMISREYIRSRLEDPDKSITYTEMSYMLLQAFDFWHLYRTYGCKLQMGGNDQQGNILAGVDLIRKKEGGQAYGFTFPLLLTSTGQKFGKSEEGAVYLSPKRTSPYKFYQFWMNVEDDALPRLFRMYTFLPEEEIDHVLAEHLRSPEKRGAQRMLAMDITSRVHGSAVAERVARTSEILFGDCDFSSADLETVKVLEGEIPASLADMSVGDSMVDLMALSGVTASKGEARRLLKGGGVYVNGRRIDEDHRLEERDVLFGRYVIFRLGKKKYHLVIRRG, from the coding sequence ATGAGCGACACGGTGAGGGCGAATCCCCTGGACGTTCTGAGCCGCAGGGGGCTCGTGGAGTGGTGCAGCGCCCCCGAGGGGCTTAAGGGGCTGTTTGAGTCCGAGATGGTGACGGGCTACGTGGGGTTTGACCCTTCGGCGGACAGCCTTCACGTGGGGAACATGGTGCCCATAATGGGGCTTGCGTGGCTGCAGCGGCTGGGCCACCGGCCATTGGCCATAGTGGGGGGCGGGACTGGGCTCATAGGGGATCCATCTGGGAAGACCAAGGAGCGGCCCCTGCTCACCCAGGACCAGGTGGTTCACAACATGGAGTGCATCCGGGAGCAGCTCTCCCTGTTCCTGGACTTCGACAGGTCCCCCAACGGGGCGGTGATAGTGAACAACTACGACTGGCTCAAGGAACAGTCCCTAATAGGCTTTTTGAGGGACACGGGGAAGTTCTTCACCGTGAACTACATGATAAGCCGGGAGTACATAAGAAGCCGCCTGGAGGACCCGGACAAGTCCATAACCTACACGGAGATGTCCTACATGCTGCTTCAGGCCTTCGACTTCTGGCACCTGTACAGGACCTACGGCTGCAAGCTCCAGATGGGAGGCAACGACCAGCAGGGCAACATCCTGGCGGGTGTGGACCTGATCCGCAAGAAGGAGGGGGGCCAGGCCTACGGTTTCACCTTCCCGCTTCTTCTTACCTCCACGGGGCAGAAGTTCGGCAAGTCCGAGGAGGGGGCGGTGTACCTGTCCCCCAAGAGGACCTCCCCTTACAAGTTCTACCAGTTCTGGATGAACGTGGAGGACGACGCCCTGCCCAGGCTCTTCCGGATGTACACCTTCCTCCCCGAGGAGGAGATAGACCACGTCCTGGCGGAGCACCTGAGGTCCCCGGAGAAGCGTGGGGCCCAGCGGATGCTTGCCATGGACATAACCTCCAGGGTTCACGGTTCCGCGGTGGCGGAGCGGGTGGCTCGAACCAGCGAGATCCTCTTCGGGGACTGCGACTTCAGCTCCGCGGACCTGGAGACCGTCAAGGTGCTGGAGGGCGAGATCCCCGCGTCCTTGGCGGACATGTCCGTGGGGGACTCCATGGTGGACCTCATGGCCCTCTCGGGGGTTACCGCCTCCAAGGGGGAGGCCCGGCGGCTGCTTAAGGGCGGCGGGGTCTACGTGAACGGCAGGAGGATAGACGAGGATCACCGGCTTGAGGAGAGGGATGTGCTCTTCGGCAGGTACGTGATCTTCCGGCTGGGCAAGAAGAAGTACCACCTGGTGATCCGGAGGGGCTAG
- a CDS encoding MBL fold metallo-hydrolase has protein sequence MNLKFLGAAGEVTGSCYLLETDNYRVLVDCGVHQGKDEEDLSKSSKGGYFPFNPANIDAVLLTHAHMDHSGLIPLLCKQGFKGPVFATSATVEFCDVLWRDSAHLMREEAEWRTRKNVRKGLPPVEPLYDVDDVDRAVRLLRPVSYDEVMHLNSGFQVRFRDAGHILGSAMIEVWLGPSRDVKLVFSGDLGPMKTVMEKSPSIIEDADFVIIESTYGDRLHKDNESTREEFRSIISEALNARGKVLIPTFVVDRAQRVLYELNLFQRAFPQANSVPIFFDSPMGMRATDIYRAHPEMLSQELQTLIRAGEDPFSPRNLRHVASVDDSRSINQMSHAVVMAGSGMCTGGRIVHHLKNNLWQPSCHVVIVGYQARGTLGRRLVEGEKLLKIAGEEINVQAKIHTVNGFSAHGDKRDLLTWAGHFESGPLFIVTHGEPKSSEALARSLGEMGYRAIVPRRGEEINLRKAGDEALAEVMPPVPFQRSRRDEVLEALAEIASLSVGLRDKLSDGEVPREVIPLIESSRTLLKTAERMR, from the coding sequence GTGAACCTAAAATTTCTTGGGGCCGCCGGTGAGGTCACCGGGTCCTGTTACCTTCTTGAGACCGACAATTATCGGGTGCTGGTGGACTGTGGGGTCCACCAGGGGAAGGACGAGGAGGACCTGTCCAAGTCGTCCAAGGGGGGATACTTCCCCTTCAACCCCGCCAACATAGACGCGGTGCTTCTGACCCATGCCCACATGGACCACAGCGGGCTGATACCCCTGTTGTGCAAACAGGGGTTCAAGGGGCCGGTGTTCGCCACCTCCGCCACGGTGGAGTTCTGCGACGTCCTATGGCGGGACTCGGCGCACCTCATGCGGGAGGAGGCGGAGTGGCGCACGAGGAAGAACGTAAGGAAGGGGCTGCCCCCGGTGGAACCCCTTTACGACGTAGACGACGTTGATAGGGCCGTAAGGCTGTTGCGGCCCGTTTCCTACGATGAGGTTATGCACCTCAACTCGGGGTTCCAGGTGCGGTTCCGGGACGCGGGGCACATACTGGGAAGCGCCATGATAGAGGTGTGGCTTGGGCCTTCCAGGGACGTGAAGCTGGTCTTCTCCGGGGACTTGGGGCCCATGAAGACGGTCATGGAGAAGAGCCCCTCCATCATAGAGGACGCGGACTTCGTGATAATAGAGTCCACCTACGGCGACCGTCTTCACAAGGACAACGAGAGCACCCGGGAGGAGTTCCGGTCCATAATATCCGAGGCCCTAAACGCCAGGGGCAAGGTGCTGATCCCCACCTTCGTGGTGGACCGGGCCCAGCGGGTGCTTTACGAGCTGAACCTCTTCCAGAGGGCTTTCCCCCAGGCCAACTCGGTTCCCATATTCTTCGATTCCCCCATGGGGATGAGGGCCACGGACATATACAGGGCCCACCCGGAGATGCTGTCCCAGGAGCTGCAGACCCTGATAAGGGCCGGGGAGGACCCGTTCTCCCCCAGGAACTTAAGACACGTGGCGTCGGTGGACGACAGCCGGTCCATAAACCAGATGTCCCACGCGGTGGTCATGGCGGGAAGCGGCATGTGCACCGGGGGCCGCATAGTCCACCACCTTAAGAACAACCTCTGGCAGCCCTCGTGCCACGTGGTGATAGTTGGATACCAGGCCAGGGGAACCCTGGGGAGGCGTCTTGTGGAGGGGGAGAAGCTGCTCAAGATAGCGGGGGAGGAGATCAACGTTCAGGCCAAGATCCACACGGTGAACGGTTTCTCCGCCCACGGGGACAAGCGGGACCTTCTTACCTGGGCCGGGCACTTTGAGTCCGGGCCTCTGTTCATAGTAACCCACGGGGAGCCCAAGTCATCGGAGGCCTTGGCCAGGTCCCTGGGGGAGATGGGTTACCGGGCCATAGTCCCCCGCCGCGGCGAGGAGATAAACCTTCGGAAGGCGGGGGATGAGGCCCTGGCGGAGGTGATGCCGCCGGTGCCGTTCCAGAGGAGCCGAAGGGACGAGGTCTTGGAGGCCTTGGCGGAGATAGCCTCCCTTTCGGTGGGCTTGAGGGACAAGCTGTCCGACGGGGAGGTGCCCAGGGAGGTAATACCCCTCATAGAGTCCTCCAGGACGCTTCTTAAGACCGCCGAGAGGATGCGCTAG
- a CDS encoding sensor histidine kinase yields MGASFRRYLLPGLFGLMSLMSVAVVGAAFVGFLKARDALESVSRSYVMSLSSGVAERARFALADPFMGHMGPMGFMRMRRLIGDLTVPGMMAVVDYQGQLLAGSPGSQGLVGLWTLGLPGGQALEAKDRSGERYTVAVTPVNQEVFVIAAVPWGQLMGPMVRFSQLWPVLMVFLGLLGLGGMFLLGRWVVVPLRRLSQEVSCLKLGEEVPSGESSGGVVEIEELKEAIRGLAEEAVRASALDKSYVKDLIRVQEEEKERVSREIHDGPLQAVTALMQRIRLAMRIIEDPAKAGEELSMAEEAARECVRELRGLCDHLAPPWVELGIEQALQELALRLKAQWGVDIQVDVPGLEERIGDDKALPLMRIFQEAVNNGCRHGGARSFKIGTFEENGIFCFYIRDDGSGFVPPKEFKSLRVSGHRGLANMSERAALMGAELQVISSPGGGCEVRCLFYL; encoded by the coding sequence ATGGGGGCGTCCTTCCGGAGGTACCTGCTGCCGGGGCTTTTCGGGCTCATGTCCTTGATGTCCGTGGCGGTGGTGGGGGCCGCCTTTGTGGGGTTCCTGAAGGCCCGGGACGCCCTGGAGTCGGTGTCCCGCTCGTACGTTATGAGCCTCTCTTCGGGGGTGGCAGAGAGGGCCCGTTTTGCGCTGGCGGATCCGTTCATGGGGCACATGGGCCCCATGGGGTTCATGAGGATGAGGCGTCTTATAGGGGACCTCACGGTGCCGGGCATGATGGCGGTGGTGGACTATCAGGGGCAGCTGTTGGCGGGTTCGCCGGGATCCCAGGGTCTGGTGGGGCTTTGGACCTTGGGTTTGCCGGGGGGGCAGGCGCTGGAGGCCAAGGACAGGTCCGGGGAGAGGTACACCGTGGCGGTGACCCCGGTGAACCAGGAGGTATTCGTGATAGCCGCGGTTCCCTGGGGACAGTTGATGGGCCCCATGGTGAGGTTCTCCCAGCTTTGGCCGGTGCTCATGGTTTTCCTTGGGCTCCTTGGCCTTGGGGGAATGTTCCTCCTGGGCCGCTGGGTGGTGGTGCCGTTGCGGCGCCTTAGCCAGGAGGTGTCGTGCCTGAAGCTGGGGGAGGAGGTCCCATCCGGCGAGTCCTCCGGCGGGGTGGTGGAGATAGAGGAGCTCAAGGAGGCCATACGGGGCCTGGCGGAGGAGGCGGTGAGGGCCTCCGCCCTGGACAAGAGCTACGTAAAGGACCTCATACGGGTGCAGGAGGAGGAGAAGGAGCGGGTCTCGAGGGAGATCCACGACGGGCCCCTGCAGGCGGTGACGGCCCTCATGCAGCGCATAAGGCTGGCCATGCGGATCATCGAAGACCCGGCGAAGGCCGGTGAGGAGCTAAGTATGGCGGAGGAGGCGGCCCGGGAGTGCGTGAGGGAGCTTAGGGGGCTTTGCGACCACCTGGCGCCTCCTTGGGTGGAGCTGGGGATCGAGCAGGCGCTGCAGGAGCTGGCGTTGAGGCTTAAGGCCCAATGGGGGGTTGACATCCAGGTGGACGTCCCAGGCCTTGAGGAGAGGATCGGCGACGACAAGGCCCTTCCTCTCATGAGGATCTTCCAGGAGGCGGTGAACAACGGCTGCCGCCACGGCGGCGCCAGAAGTTTCAAGATTGGTACGTTTGAGGAAAATGGGATTTTCTGCTTTTATATAAGGGACGACGGTAGTGGTTTTGTTCCGCCTAAGGAATTTAAGTCCCTTAGGGTTTCAGGCCACAGGGGGCTTGCGAACATGAGCGAGAGGGCCGCCCTCATGGGGGCGGAGCTGCAGGTGATATCGTCCCCCGGCGGAGGCTGCGAGGTTCGCTGCCTGTTCTATCTTTAG
- a CDS encoding response regulator transcription factor — MIRVIVADDHPLTMEGLKALLAREADISILGEYSDGESALRGIEEHKPQVALLDIRMPGLDGVEVAKRVTQMRLKTACLMLTSYDAKPYVAASLKAGAKGYVLKSSPPEVICEAIRTVAGGRLFLDLEASDLVASGPVEDLSQREREVLLLASKGLSSKEIASKLIISDRTVQAHLASVYQKLGARNKTEALLLGLKHGFMTLDQLLSSGEGED, encoded by the coding sequence ATGATAAGGGTAATAGTGGCGGACGACCATCCCCTTACCATGGAGGGGCTTAAGGCCCTGCTGGCGAGGGAGGCGGACATATCCATCCTGGGTGAGTACTCCGATGGGGAGTCCGCCTTGAGGGGCATAGAGGAGCACAAGCCCCAGGTGGCCCTTTTGGACATAAGGATGCCGGGGCTTGACGGGGTGGAGGTGGCCAAGCGGGTGACCCAGATGAGGCTCAAGACCGCTTGTCTTATGCTCACATCTTACGACGCCAAGCCCTACGTGGCGGCGTCCCTCAAGGCTGGGGCCAAGGGGTACGTGCTCAAGAGCTCCCCGCCGGAGGTGATATGCGAGGCGATCCGGACGGTGGCCGGCGGCCGGCTGTTCCTGGATCTGGAGGCGTCGGACCTGGTGGCCTCGGGCCCAGTGGAGGACCTGTCCCAGCGGGAGAGGGAGGTTTTGCTTCTGGCCTCCAAGGGGCTGTCCAGCAAGGAGATAGCCTCCAAGCTCATAATAAGCGACCGAACCGTTCAGGCCCACCTGGCGTCGGTGTACCAGAAGCTCGGGGCCCGGAACAAGACCGAGGCCCTGCTCCTGGGGCTTAAGCATGGGTTCATGACGTTGGACCAGCTGCTTTCCTCCGGCGAGGGGGAGGATTGA
- a CDS encoding HDIG domain-containing protein, with translation MTREEALALLRSHNRDESHIRHALAVEAAMRHMARSMGEDQDLWGLAGLLHDLDWEECPDRHGEACVEWLEVAGVDRRIIRAVQAHAFELTGVEPVTYMERALYGVDELTGFIIAVALVRPSRSLVGLEVKSLKKKWKDKAFARGVDRSVIERGAQMLGMPLERLMEEVLEALRPVEAQLGLGGE, from the coding sequence TTGACCAGGGAAGAGGCTTTGGCGCTTTTAAGGTCCCACAACAGAGATGAGTCCCACATAAGGCATGCCTTGGCGGTGGAGGCCGCCATGCGGCACATGGCCCGTTCCATGGGGGAGGATCAGGACCTGTGGGGGTTGGCGGGGCTTCTCCACGACCTGGACTGGGAGGAGTGCCCGGACCGCCACGGCGAGGCCTGCGTGGAGTGGCTTGAGGTGGCGGGGGTTGACAGGAGGATAATAAGGGCCGTTCAGGCCCACGCCTTCGAGCTCACCGGGGTTGAGCCCGTGACTTACATGGAGAGGGCCCTGTACGGGGTGGATGAGCTAACCGGCTTTATCATCGCCGTGGCCCTGGTGCGGCCCTCCAGATCCCTCGTGGGCCTGGAGGTCAAGTCCCTCAAGAAGAAGTGGAAAGACAAGGCCTTTGCCCGGGGGGTTGACCGGTCGGTGATAGAAAGAGGGGCCCAGATGCTTGGCATGCCCCTGGAGCGCCTGATGGAGGAGGTGCTGGAGGCCTTGCGGCCGGTGGAGGCCCAGCTGGGGCTTGGGGGAGAATGA